TGGCGGCAGACGGTCATCTCGGCGCCAGAATACAACCTAGCGTTTTGTTCATCTTCGGATCGTCATGGAAATCGTTCGTATTTTCTGCAGTTTATCAGTTCATCATTCGTCACGAGGCGGCATCACCGATGCAACACATCCTGATCCTCAACTCCGGCTCATCCTCGATCAAGTTCGCCTTGTTCGAGGAAGATGCCGACCTTGTGGAGACCGTGCATGGCCAGATCGAAGGGCTTGGCAGTGCCGCGCCGCATCTCGAAGCGAAGCTGAGGGGCGCTCCGCTGGCCGATGAACGCCTCGATGCAGCGAGCGCCACCGATCACGAGGCAGCTCTCGGCGTCGTGCTCGAGGTACTGCAGCGCGCCATCGGGCGCACCGAAGTCAACGCCGTCGGTCATCGCGTCGTCCATGGCGGGCTCGCTTTCACGCAGCCGATCGTCGTCAATGACGATGTTCTGAATGATCTGCAGAAGCTCATTCCGCTGGCGCCGTTGCACCAGCCTCACAATCTCTCCGGTATCCGCGCCGCCCGTCGCGCCTTTCCTAGCGCCGTGCAGGTCGCATGTTTCGACACGGCGTTCCATCGTTCGCACCCCTGGGTCAATGATACCTATGCCTTGCCGCGTGAGTTCTACGACCAAGGCATCCGCCGCTACGGCTTTCACGGCCTATCCTATGAATACGTCGTTTCGCGATTGAAGGAGATCGCTCCGCTCGACGAGAAGGGCCGGGTGGTCGTGATGCATCTCGGCAACGGTGCCTCGATGTGTGCGATCCGGGATGGGCAGAGCATCGGTTCGTCGATGGGCTTCACGGCACTCGACGGCCTGCCGATGGGCACGCGCTGCGGTCAGCTCGACCCTGGCGTCGTTCTCTATCTGCTTCAGGAGAAGCGCATGACGGCTGAAGCGGTCACCGATCTCCTCTACAATCATTCGGGCCTGAAGGGATTGTCGGGATTGTCGCAGGACATGCGCGAATTGGAGGCCGCCGGCACGCCGGAGGCGCGGCAGGCGATCGACTACTTCGTCGACCGCATCAGGCGCGAGCTCGGCGCCATGACCGCCGTCCTCTCGGGCATCGACGCGGTCGTGTTCTGCGGCGGTATCGGCGAGCACGCATGGCACATTCGCCAGCGCGTCTGCCAAGGCTTCGAATGGCTCGGGATCGCGCTGGACGAGGACCGCAATCGTGCGAACCATTCCTTGATATCTTCGGATCGATCGCGGGTGCGCGTGCGCGTGGTCCACACCAATGAGGAAATGATGATCGCGCGGCACGCCGCGCGCCTGCTGAGGCCGCAATGACTGAGATGGCCGACCAGACCTGCTGATTTGCCGCTTGCATGTCCTTGCTTTTTGGTATCATCGAGAATGAAAGAACAACAAGGCTGGTGGGGAAGCGATGGAAGGCAGCGTGGTGTTGCGTGAGGCGGACAGTGAGTTCGACTACGTCGTGGTCGGTGCCGGCTCGGCCGGCTGCGTTCTCGCCAACAGGCTCAGCAGCGACGGCAAGCACACGGTGCTGCTGCTCGAGGCGGGTCCAAAGGACACCAACATCTGGATCCACGTCCCGCTCGGCTACGGCAAGCTGTTCAAGGAAAAGACCGTCAACTGGATGTACCAGACCGAGCCGGAGCCCGGACTCGACGGCCGCTCCGTGTTCCAGCCGCGCGGCAAGGTGCTCGGTGGCTCCAGCTCGATCAACGGCCTGCTCTACGTGCGCGGCCAGCACGAGGATTACGACCGCTGGCGCCAGCGCGGCAATGTCGGCTGGGGCTATGACGACGTGCTGCCCTATTTCAAGCGGGCGGAAAATCAGTCCCGCGGCGCCGACGTCTACCACGGCGTCGACGGCCCGCTGCCGGTGTCCGACTGGCGGCACGAGGACCCGTTGTCTGAAGCCTTCGTGAAAGCGGCGGTCGAGGCCGGGTTGCCCTTCAATGGTGACTTCAATGGTGCGAGCCAGGAGGGGGCGGGGTTCTTCCAGACGACGACCCGTCGCGGCCGCCGCGCCAGCAGCGCGGCCTCCTACCTGCGGCCGGCGCTCGGCCGCAGCAACCTCCACGTCGAGACCGACGCGCTAGCCCAGCGGATTTTGTTCGAGGGGCGCCGGGCCCGCGGCGTCACGTTCAGCCAGCGCGGCCGAATGCGGACGGCCCGCGCTCGCAAGGAGATTCTGGTGTCGAGCGGCGCCTACAACTCGCCGCAACTGCTGCAGCTGTCCGGGGTCGGTCCGGCCGAGCTGTTGAAGCAGCACGGCCTCGACGTGGTCCTCGATGCGCCCGGTGTCGGAAGTGACCTGCAGGACCATCTGCAGGTGCGCATCGTGATGCGCTGCAGCCAGCGCATCACACTGAACGACATCGTCAACAATCCGGTGCGCAAGGTGCTGGCTGGCGTACGCTATGCGGCCTTCCGCAACGGTCCGCTGACGATCGCTGCGGGTACGGCCGGCGCGTTCTTCAAGACCGATCCGCGGCTTGCGAGCCCTGACATCCAGATCCACTTCATCCCGTTCTCGACCGACAAGATGGGCGAAAAGCTGCACACCTTCTCCGGCTTCACCGTCTCGGTCTGCCAGCTCAGGCCCGAAAGCCGCGGTTCGCTGCGGATCAGGAGCGCGGATCCAACGGTGCCGCCGGAAATCCGCATCAATTATCTCGCCAGTGAAACCGACCGGCGGGCCAACATCGAGGGCCTCCGGATCCTGCGGAAAATCCTGGCGGCACCGGCGCTGAAGCCGTATGTCTCGGATGAAGCCTATCCCGGGTCCAAGATCGTGAGCGATGACGACATCCTGGCCTATTGCCGGCAGACCGGCAGCACGATCTACCATCCGACCTCGACCTGCCGGATGGGGACCGATGCTGCCGCCGTGGTCGATCAACGCCTGCGGGTGCGCGGCGTCGACGGCCTGCGCGTGGTCGATGCCTCGATCATGCCGGATCTGGTTTCGGGCAACACCAACGCGCCGGTCATCATGATCGCGGAGAAGGCCTCCGACATGATCTTGCAGGACGCGCGCTGACGCAGGAATGAGTTCGTGACACGTTTCCGGATCGGCACCCGCAAGAGCACGATGGCCTTGGCGCAGACGGAGGAGATCGCCCGTCGGCTGCAGGCGGCGATTCCGTCGCTCGACATCGAGATCGTCAAGTTCGAGACGACGGGCGATTCCGACCAGACCAGCAAGCTGCTCACCCACGGCGGCAAGGGTGGCGCGTTCGTGGCCGAGATCCGCCGTGCCATGCTGGACGGCCGGCTGCATGCAGCGATGCACTCGCTGAAGGACATGCCGGGCAATGAGGAGACGCCCGGTCTGGTGGTTGCCGCGCTGCTGTCGCGCGATCCGCCGGGCGACGTGCTGGTGCTGCGGCGCGGGCTGTCGCTGGACCAATTCCGCAACGATGGCGGCCGGGGCTTCAAGATCGGCACCAATGCCGTGCGCCGGGCCGCCTATGCGCGGCGGCTGTTTCCGCACGCCGAGCTGATCCATTTCCGCGGCGCGGCCGACACCCGCATCCGCAAGCTCGACAATGGCGAGCTGCAGCGGCTGCCGGATGGCGGCGCCGTGGGACCGGCCGATGCGCTGATCATGGCGCGCTCCGGGCTGGAGCGGGTCGGTCTTTCTGATCGCGCCTCGTACGACTTCCCGGTCGCCGACATGCTGCCGGCGGTCGGGCAGGGCATCGTCGCCGTCGAGTGCCCTGCCTCCGATTGGGAGACGCGGCGCATCCTGGCGACGATCGACGATGCAGCGGCGCGGACCTGCGCCGACGCCGAGCGCGAGGTGCTGTGGGTGCTCAACGGCCACTGCAACTCGCCGATCGCAGGATTTTCGACCATCGACGGCGGACAGCTGACGCTGACCGCCTCGGTGCTCGACGAGGACGGCGGCCGCTTCATTGAAGCACAGCGCTCGGCGCCGGCGGATCGCCCGCGCGAGCTCGGCCGGGCGGTCGGGCTCGAGCTGCTCGCCAACGGCGCGGCCGAGCTGATCGAGCGCAGCCGGCCGCGCTAGCAAGTCATCCCTTGTAGGCGCGCACCCGCGCCAGCATCTGCTCCACATGGGCGATCGGCGTCTCCGGCAGGATGCCGTGGCCGAGGTTGAAGATGTGCCGTCCACCGGAATAGCTCGCCAGCACGTCATCGACCGCCTGGTCGAGCGCCGCGCCCCCAGTGAGCAGCGCCAGCGGATCGAGATTGCCCTGCACCGCGACCTTGCTCTGCACCCGCTCGCGCACGAGGCCCGGCTCCGCCGTCCAGTCGATGCTGACGGCATCGATTCCGGTCTCGGCGACGTAGCCCGGCAGCAATGCACCGGCGCCGCGCGGAAAGCCGATGATCTTCGCATCCGGCCGCGCCTTGCGCACGCCCTCGACGATGCGTCGCGTCGGCGCGACGGACCAGCGCGCGAACTCGCGCGGCGACAGCACCCCGGCCCAGGTGTCGAAGATCTGCAGCGCGTCGGCTCCGGCCTCCAGCTGCTTCAAGAGATAGCCGATCGAGCTGTCGACCAGCGCGTCGATGATCGTGCCGAACGCCTCGGGATGGCGATAGGCCAGCAGCCGCGCCGGTGCTTGGTCGGGCGTGCCTTGGCCCGCGACCATGTAGGTCGCGACCGTCCACGGGGCGCCGCAAAAGCCGATCAGGGCGGTGCTCGGTGGCAGCTCGGCCCGCACCCGGCGCAGCGCCTCGAACACCGCTTGCAGCTTCGACAAATCTGCCTTCGCCGACAGCGTCGCGATCTTGTCCGGCGCATCGAGCGGGTCGAGCCGCGGGCCCTCGCCGACCTCGAAGCGGACGCCGCGGCCGAGCGCATGCGGGATCACCAGAATGTCGGAAAAGATGATCGCCGCATCGAAGCCGAAGCGCCGGATCGGCTGCAGCGTCACTTCAGCCGCGAGCTCGGGATTGAAGCAGAGGTCGAGAAAGCCGCCGGCCTTGGCGCGGACCTCGCGGTACTCCGGCAAATAGCGGCCGGCCTGCCGCATCATCCACACCGGAGGCAGGCTCTGGCGCCGACCGGCCAGCACGTCGATGAAAGGCTTGTTCACGGCAGTCTCACTCACGCTCGGGCTCCGCAACCTTCGGGAACAGTTTACCGTCCGTGATACATGCCCACGCGGTTCCGGCCAAGGTCATATCGGCTCGGGAGTCGCCGGAGATGCGATCGTCCCCACAGTTGCGGGACGTCACATCGAGGGGAACACGTCCGTCGCCCCTGCGTTGTCGTTCCACAGGGAGATCGATCATGGCTGAGAAATTCAATCCCGCGCCGCACGACAAGCACGCGGTTGATCCGCGCGAAGCTGCGCGTCTCGACCGTGCGACTGCAACGCAGCTCGACAAGGGACTGATGGACACGTTTCCGGCATCGGATCCGGTGAGCCTGCAGCAGCCCTCGACGACCCGCGTGAAGGGCGATGACGTTGACCTGGACCATTCGCCATCGCTTTGGGAAAAGGTGCGATCGGTGTTCGTTCGCTGAACTAACAGGCTAAACGCCCGCCTCGAGCGTGGCGCCGCCGTTGTTTGTCCGTAGTAGTACGGGAGCGGCCGTAGTCTTACGGGTCGGTGCGGACGCCCTCGGACCAATCGCATTTCAGAGTTAAATAAGATGTCCATGGGACTCTCGCGGCGTCCGGAGAGTCCCGCGGAATGGACATTGGTGCGACCAGAGTTGATCGAAGCCGCCTGCCAATGTGGGCGGCTGGCGTGCTTGCGCTCGTGTCGGTCACGATTCTCGCTTACAGCGTATGGGGCGAATGGACTTCCCGACAGGCGGAGGTACGCAATGCCGAAACCGATCTCGGCAACCTCGCTCACTCGCTCACCCAGCACGTTGAGGATACCTTCGAGCTTGCGGATTCGCTGTTGCGCGGCGTCGTCGCCGCGCTCGAGACCGATGACGGCAAGCCCGGTGCGATCGCCCGACTGCAGACGATTCTGAAGACGAGGAAGGCCAATCTCGGCCGCATCCGGGGCATCTTCGCCTATGGCGAAAACGGCGACTGGCTTGCCACCACCGAGGACGTCACGCTCACCAACTACAACAATGCCGATCGCGACTACTTCGCACACCACAGGATTTCGGCCGATCGCTCGCTGCTGATCGGTCGTCCGGTGCAGAGCAGGGCCGGCGGTCAATGGGTCATCACCCTGTCGCGGCGCTGGAATCACGCGGATGGCCGGTTCGGCGGCGTCGTGCTGGCAACCATCGACGTTGCCTATTTTGCTCAGTTCTACCGTCAGTTTGCCGTCGGTCGTCAGGGCACGATCAGCCTGATGAGCCGTGACGGAGCCGTCCTCGCCGACAATGCGGAGCCGGACCCGCAGACGCTTGGGCGCCCCATACCTGAAGCGATACCCTATCATCCGGCGTCGGGGCCGTTGCATTTCCGGCGGCTCGGCGAACCGTCCGAACGCATCGGGTTCTATCAGCACGCGCAGCGCTATCCGTTCCTCATTCTCGTGACGCGCACCGAGGCGGAGGTCCTGGCGGAATGGACGCGTGACGCGCTGGTCCGGCTGACGGTGCTGGTCTGTCTGGTTGCGCTGGTCATCGCGATCGGCATCTTCCTCGCGAAGCAGTTGCTGCAGCGGCAGCAGCTCGCCGCGGCGCTGGCGGCAAAGGAGGAGAACTTCAGGTTGCTCGCCGAAGGCTCCAGCGACATCGTGACGCGGATCGAGCTGGACG
This region of Bradyrhizobium sp. SZCCHNS1050 genomic DNA includes:
- the hemE gene encoding uroporphyrinogen decarboxylase: MNKPFIDVLAGRRQSLPPVWMMRQAGRYLPEYREVRAKAGGFLDLCFNPELAAEVTLQPIRRFGFDAAIIFSDILVIPHALGRGVRFEVGEGPRLDPLDAPDKIATLSAKADLSKLQAVFEALRRVRAELPPSTALIGFCGAPWTVATYMVAGQGTPDQAPARLLAYRHPEAFGTIIDALVDSSIGYLLKQLEAGADALQIFDTWAGVLSPREFARWSVAPTRRIVEGVRKARPDAKIIGFPRGAGALLPGYVAETGIDAVSIDWTAEPGLVRERVQSKVAVQGNLDPLALLTGGAALDQAVDDVLASYSGGRHIFNLGHGILPETPIAHVEQMLARVRAYKG
- the hemC gene encoding hydroxymethylbilane synthase; this translates as MTRFRIGTRKSTMALAQTEEIARRLQAAIPSLDIEIVKFETTGDSDQTSKLLTHGGKGGAFVAEIRRAMLDGRLHAAMHSLKDMPGNEETPGLVVAALLSRDPPGDVLVLRRGLSLDQFRNDGGRGFKIGTNAVRRAAYARRLFPHAELIHFRGAADTRIRKLDNGELQRLPDGGAVGPADALIMARSGLERVGLSDRASYDFPVADMLPAVGQGIVAVECPASDWETRRILATIDDAAARTCADAEREVLWVLNGHCNSPIAGFSTIDGGQLTLTASVLDEDGGRFIEAQRSAPADRPRELGRAVGLELLANGAAELIERSRPR
- a CDS encoding choline dehydrogenase, which produces MEGSVVLREADSEFDYVVVGAGSAGCVLANRLSSDGKHTVLLLEAGPKDTNIWIHVPLGYGKLFKEKTVNWMYQTEPEPGLDGRSVFQPRGKVLGGSSSINGLLYVRGQHEDYDRWRQRGNVGWGYDDVLPYFKRAENQSRGADVYHGVDGPLPVSDWRHEDPLSEAFVKAAVEAGLPFNGDFNGASQEGAGFFQTTTRRGRRASSAASYLRPALGRSNLHVETDALAQRILFEGRRARGVTFSQRGRMRTARARKEILVSSGAYNSPQLLQLSGVGPAELLKQHGLDVVLDAPGVGSDLQDHLQVRIVMRCSQRITLNDIVNNPVRKVLAGVRYAAFRNGPLTIAAGTAGAFFKTDPRLASPDIQIHFIPFSTDKMGEKLHTFSGFTVSVCQLRPESRGSLRIRSADPTVPPEIRINYLASETDRRANIEGLRILRKILAAPALKPYVSDEAYPGSKIVSDDDILAYCRQTGSTIYHPTSTCRMGTDAAAVVDQRLRVRGVDGLRVVDASIMPDLVSGNTNAPVIMIAEKASDMILQDAR
- a CDS encoding diguanylate cyclase, whose product is MDIGATRVDRSRLPMWAAGVLALVSVTILAYSVWGEWTSRQAEVRNAETDLGNLAHSLTQHVEDTFELADSLLRGVVAALETDDGKPGAIARLQTILKTRKANLGRIRGIFAYGENGDWLATTEDVTLTNYNNADRDYFAHHRISADRSLLIGRPVQSRAGGQWVITLSRRWNHADGRFGGVVLATIDVAYFAQFYRQFAVGRQGTISLMSRDGAVLADNAEPDPQTLGRPIPEAIPYHPASGPLHFRRLGEPSERIGFYQHAQRYPFLILVTRTEAEVLAEWTRDALVRLTVLVCLVALVIAIGIFLAKQLLQRQQLAAALAAKEENFRLLAEGSSDIVTRIELDDCIGYVSPSTMRVLGWHPSQLLGKRALSGVHPLDRPQLQEILDQLRRGAVDEARATYRMRRRDKSEIWVETTIRATRQPDGALDGFVAVTRDVTQQKTLQGRLETLAIEDGLTGLANRRRFDERLLEEWGRAYRDKTSLALLMIDIDHFKAFNDAYGHPAGDECLHTVAGILADEAQRSSDLAARYGGEEFAVLLPNTDAGGCARLGERIRRALHEARIVHDHNPVGIVTASIGGAVCRPGFERSAGPASLIEAADRALYAAKDAGRDRLIMAGEVIDLPAGKAPATVPA
- a CDS encoding acetate/propionate family kinase, producing the protein MQHILILNSGSSSIKFALFEEDADLVETVHGQIEGLGSAAPHLEAKLRGAPLADERLDAASATDHEAALGVVLEVLQRAIGRTEVNAVGHRVVHGGLAFTQPIVVNDDVLNDLQKLIPLAPLHQPHNLSGIRAARRAFPSAVQVACFDTAFHRSHPWVNDTYALPREFYDQGIRRYGFHGLSYEYVVSRLKEIAPLDEKGRVVVMHLGNGASMCAIRDGQSIGSSMGFTALDGLPMGTRCGQLDPGVVLYLLQEKRMTAEAVTDLLYNHSGLKGLSGLSQDMRELEAAGTPEARQAIDYFVDRIRRELGAMTAVLSGIDAVVFCGGIGEHAWHIRQRVCQGFEWLGIALDEDRNRANHSLISSDRSRVRVRVVHTNEEMMIARHAARLLRPQ